A section of the Bacillus sp. HSf4 genome encodes:
- the smpB gene encoding SsrA-binding protein: protein MPKGEGKVVSQNKKANHDYFIEETYETGIVLQGTEIKSIRAGRVNLKDAFAKIERGEVFLHNMHISPYEQGNRYNHDPLRTRKLLMHRKQINKLIGLTKEQGYSLVPLKLYLKNGFAKVLLGLGKGKKKFDKREDLKRKDAKREIERAFRDRQKGLI from the coding sequence ATGCCAAAGGGAGAAGGGAAGGTTGTTTCCCAAAATAAAAAAGCAAACCACGATTATTTTATAGAAGAAACATATGAAACAGGCATTGTGCTTCAAGGGACCGAAATCAAATCGATCCGCGCCGGCCGCGTCAATTTAAAGGACGCGTTCGCCAAAATTGAGAGGGGAGAAGTGTTCCTTCACAATATGCATATCAGCCCGTACGAGCAGGGAAACCGCTACAACCATGATCCTTTGCGGACGAGGAAGCTTTTGATGCACAGAAAGCAGATCAACAAGCTGATCGGTCTCACAAAAGAACAGGGCTATTCGCTTGTACCGCTTAAGCTTTATTTAAAAAACGGCTTTGCCAAAGTGCTGCTCGGCCTTGGAAAAGGGAAGAAGAAATTTGACAAGCGCGAGGACTTGAAGCGCAAAGACGCCAAACGAGAAATTGAACGGGCGTTCCGCGACCGTCAAAAAGGCTTGATCTAA
- the rnr gene encoding ribonuclease R has translation MEKEEFMDKLLSFMKEEAYKPLTVQELEEMLEITDADEYKELVKALVSLEEKGLVVRTRSNRYGLPEKMNLIKGKISAHAKGFAFLLPEDAALDDVFIPPSELNTAMNGDTVLVRMSTATGGTKKEGSVIRIIERNVQKIVGTYTETRNFGFVIPDDKKITNDIFIPKHAKNGAVEGHKVVVRLTSYPEGRMSAEGEVVEILGHKNDPGIDILSIIHKHGLPGEFPREALEQAGATPETIDEKDLQNRRDLRDQTIVTIDGADAKDLDDAVTVTKLENGHYKLGVHIADVSHYVTEGSPIDQEAYERGTSVYLVDRVIPMIPHRLSNGICSLNPKVDRLTMSCEMEINGQGQVVKHDIFQSVIKTTERMTYSDVNKILVDDDEELKQKYEALVPLFKDMEELAAILRDKRMNRGAVDFDFKEAKVLVDEEGKAKDVVIRERSTAEKLIEEFMLVANETVAEHFHWMNVPFIYRIHEDPDQEKLQRFLEFVATFGYVVKGTAGSIHPKALQNVLDEVRDRPEEAVISTVMLRSMKQAKYDPQSLGHFGLSTEFYTHFTSPIRRYPDLIVHRLIRTYLIQGKTDEATREKWAEKLPDIAEHTSNMERNAVDAERETDDLKKAEYMMDKIGEEFDGMISSVTNFGMFVELPNTIEGLVHVSFMTDDFYRYDEQHYAMIGERTGNVYRIGDEITVRVVDVNKDERNIDFEIVGMKGSRRRPKPEGKQKGKDSKKTAPASDKGEWFTKPKKKKVKKKRGFQNAPKQKRKKKKK, from the coding sequence GTGGAAAAAGAAGAATTTATGGATAAGCTTCTTTCCTTTATGAAGGAAGAAGCATATAAACCTCTGACAGTTCAGGAACTGGAGGAGATGCTTGAGATTACAGATGCAGATGAATATAAAGAGCTTGTCAAGGCATTGGTGAGCCTTGAAGAAAAAGGGCTTGTCGTCCGAACGAGAAGCAACCGGTACGGATTGCCGGAAAAAATGAATTTAATCAAAGGAAAGATTTCGGCGCACGCCAAGGGCTTTGCGTTTCTCCTTCCTGAAGACGCCGCGCTTGATGACGTCTTTATTCCGCCTTCCGAGCTGAATACGGCGATGAACGGAGATACGGTGCTCGTCCGCATGAGCACGGCAACCGGAGGCACAAAAAAAGAAGGCTCTGTCATCCGCATCATTGAGCGGAACGTTCAGAAAATCGTCGGTACGTATACGGAGACGAGAAATTTCGGGTTTGTCATTCCGGACGATAAAAAAATCACAAACGACATCTTTATTCCGAAACACGCCAAAAACGGCGCTGTCGAGGGCCATAAGGTCGTCGTCCGCCTGACAAGCTACCCTGAAGGACGGATGAGCGCCGAGGGGGAAGTCGTTGAAATTCTCGGCCATAAAAACGATCCCGGTATTGATATCCTATCGATCATTCATAAACACGGTCTTCCCGGGGAATTTCCGAGGGAAGCGTTGGAACAGGCCGGCGCCACACCGGAAACGATCGATGAAAAGGATCTTCAGAATAGACGCGATTTGCGCGATCAAACGATCGTCACGATCGATGGCGCGGATGCCAAAGATCTCGATGACGCCGTTACCGTTACAAAACTTGAGAACGGGCATTATAAACTCGGCGTTCACATTGCCGATGTCAGTCACTATGTAACAGAAGGATCGCCGATTGATCAAGAGGCGTATGAACGGGGAACGAGCGTTTATTTGGTCGACAGGGTCATTCCGATGATCCCGCATCGGCTCTCGAACGGCATCTGCTCTTTAAATCCGAAAGTCGACCGCTTGACGATGTCGTGTGAAATGGAAATTAACGGCCAAGGACAAGTCGTAAAGCATGATATTTTTCAAAGCGTGATTAAGACGACTGAACGGATGACATATTCGGACGTCAACAAAATTTTAGTTGATGATGATGAAGAGCTGAAGCAAAAATATGAAGCTCTTGTGCCGCTGTTTAAAGATATGGAAGAGCTTGCCGCCATTTTACGCGACAAGCGGATGAACCGCGGAGCCGTCGATTTTGATTTTAAGGAAGCGAAGGTTCTTGTCGATGAGGAAGGCAAGGCGAAAGACGTCGTGATCAGAGAGAGGTCAACGGCGGAAAAGCTGATTGAAGAGTTTATGCTTGTGGCCAATGAAACGGTCGCTGAGCACTTTCATTGGATGAACGTGCCGTTTATTTACCGGATTCACGAGGACCCGGATCAGGAGAAGCTGCAGAGATTTTTGGAGTTTGTCGCCACATTTGGCTATGTGGTCAAAGGGACGGCCGGCAGCATCCATCCGAAGGCGCTCCAGAACGTGCTCGATGAAGTGAGAGACCGCCCGGAAGAAGCCGTCATTTCTACGGTGATGCTCAGGTCGATGAAACAGGCGAAATATGACCCGCAAAGCCTCGGCCACTTCGGGTTGTCAACTGAATTTTACACCCACTTTACATCGCCGATTCGCCGCTATCCTGATTTGATCGTCCACAGGCTGATCAGGACATACTTGATTCAGGGCAAGACCGATGAAGCAACAAGGGAAAAATGGGCGGAGAAGCTTCCGGATATTGCCGAGCATACGTCAAATATGGAACGCAATGCCGTCGACGCGGAGCGGGAAACTGACGACCTGAAAAAAGCGGAATATATGATGGATAAGATCGGTGAGGAATTTGACGGCATGATCAGTTCGGTCACGAACTTCGGCATGTTTGTCGAGCTTCCGAATACGATTGAAGGACTGGTCCATGTCAGCTTTATGACGGATGATTTCTACCGCTATGATGAACAGCATTACGCGATGATCGGCGAAAGGACGGGCAATGTCTACCGGATCGGCGACGAGATTACGGTCCGCGTCGTCGACGTCAATAAGGACGAACGGAACATCGACTTTGAAATCGTCGGAATGAAAGGATCGCGCCGCAGGCCGAAACCTGAAGGCAAACAGAAGGGGAAAGATTCCAAAAAGACGGCGCCTGCTTCTGACAAAGGGGAATGGTTCACAAAGCCGAAAAAGAAAAAAGTAAAGAAAAAACGCGGTTTCCAAAACGCACCGAAGCAGAAAAGAAAGAAAAAGAAAAAATAA
- a CDS encoding carboxylesterase, translating into MKIVKPQPFTFKGGKKAVLLLHGFTGNTADVRMLGRYLNERGYTCHAPQYQGHGVPPEELLSTGPEDWWKDVMDGYEYLKSEGYEQIAACGLSLGGVFSLKLGYTVPVKGIVPMCAPMYIKSEETMYQGVLDYARNYKKFEGKTPEQIDAEMEEFKKTPMNTLKALQELIADVRHHVDMIYSPTFVVQARHDHMINTDSANIIYNEVETDDKKLKWYEESGHAITLDKERETLHEDVYQFLETLDWQP; encoded by the coding sequence ATGAAAATCGTCAAACCACAACCTTTCACATTTAAAGGCGGAAAAAAAGCCGTCCTGCTGCTGCACGGATTTACGGGAAACACAGCAGATGTGAGAATGCTCGGGAGATATTTAAATGAAAGGGGCTATACGTGCCACGCTCCTCAATATCAAGGACACGGCGTCCCGCCGGAAGAACTTCTTTCCACAGGCCCTGAAGACTGGTGGAAAGACGTCATGGACGGTTACGAATATTTGAAATCGGAAGGATATGAACAAATAGCGGCTTGCGGACTGTCTCTCGGAGGGGTTTTTTCTCTGAAATTGGGTTACACTGTACCCGTAAAGGGAATTGTTCCAATGTGCGCGCCGATGTATATCAAAAGCGAAGAGACGATGTATCAAGGTGTGCTTGATTATGCCCGCAATTATAAAAAATTTGAAGGCAAAACACCGGAACAGATTGACGCCGAAATGGAAGAATTCAAAAAAACGCCGATGAACACATTAAAGGCTTTACAGGAGCTTATCGCCGATGTCAGACATCATGTAGACATGATCTACTCGCCGACGTTTGTAGTGCAGGCCCGCCATGATCATATGATCAATACGGACAGCGCAAACATCATCTACAATGAAGTCGAGACGGATGATAAAAAACTGAAATGGTATGAAGAATCAGGGCATGCCATCACTTTGGATAAAGAGCGTGAAACATTGCACGAAGATGTGTATCAATTTTTAGAAACGTTGGATTGGCAGCCTTAA
- the secG gene encoding preprotein translocase subunit SecG: MTAFLTVLLVIVCVALIVVVLLQSSKSAGLSGAISGGAEQLFGKQKARGLDLILHRITVVLTVLFFFLTIALAYFV; the protein is encoded by the coding sequence ATGACCGCATTTTTAACGGTCTTATTAGTGATTGTTTGCGTTGCACTTATCGTTGTCGTGCTGCTGCAATCCAGCAAAAGCGCAGGATTATCGGGCGCGATTTCCGGAGGAGCCGAGCAGCTTTTTGGAAAGCAGAAAGCAAGAGGATTGGATTTAATTCTTCACCGGATTACGGTTGTTTTAACCGTGCTTTTCTTTTTCTTAACGATTGCGCTTGCTTACTTTGTATAA
- a CDS encoding AbrB/MazE/SpoVT family DNA-binding domain-containing protein, whose translation MKNTGIVRRIDELGRVVLPVEMRKVLNINEKDPLEIYSEGESIILTKYAANMACLMTGEITTQNKTYAGGKIVLSPRGAEMLLQEMKEVLKQKHHAAY comes from the coding sequence ATGAAAAATACGGGAATTGTCCGGAGAATCGATGAGCTTGGAAGGGTGGTGCTCCCGGTGGAAATGCGGAAGGTGCTGAACATCAATGAAAAGGACCCGCTGGAAATATACAGTGAAGGTGAAAGCATCATTTTGACAAAATACGCCGCCAACATGGCCTGCCTGATGACAGGGGAAATCACGACGCAGAACAAAACGTACGCGGGCGGCAAGATCGTGCTCAGTCCCCGCGGTGCAGAGATGCTTTTGCAAGAGATGAAGGAGGTCTTGAAACAGAAACACCATGCTGCATATTGA
- a CDS encoding helix-turn-helix transcriptional regulator, which yields MMVKKIHIRRDFVLQYMVEHNLSLNQLAIEIGVSPATLSRVLNGERRPGQLVIGKMIQYFNKKFEDLFYYKDVDKSQ from the coding sequence ATAATGGTAAAAAAGATTCATATCAGGAGAGATTTTGTTCTTCAGTATATGGTTGAGCATAATCTTTCCTTAAATCAGCTTGCCATTGAAATCGGTGTATCCCCGGCAACACTTAGCAGAGTCCTTAATGGGGAAAGGAGGCCGGGTCAGCTTGTCATTGGAAAAATGATTCAGTATTTCAACAAAAAATTCGAAGATCTCTTCTATTACAAAGATGTTGACAAAAGTCAATGA
- a CDS encoding transcriptional regulator: MTDFGSRLRELRERKKLTVNQLAMYSGVSSAGISRIENGHRGVPKPATIRKLADALKIPYEELMASAGYISAAAVNESRSGYDTINNIVSQYQLENLSLFDAEKWRLLSKADIENLEKYFNFLVQEARRRNNS, translated from the coding sequence ATGACGGATTTTGGAAGTCGATTGAGGGAGTTAAGGGAGCGGAAAAAGCTGACTGTCAATCAGCTCGCGATGTATTCCGGCGTCAGTTCCGCCGGCATTTCAAGAATCGAAAACGGCCACCGCGGTGTACCGAAGCCGGCGACGATCAGAAAGCTGGCCGACGCCTTGAAAATTCCGTATGAGGAGCTGATGGCATCAGCCGGCTATATCAGCGCGGCCGCCGTCAATGAGTCAAGAAGCGGCTACGATACCATCAACAACATCGTTTCTCAATATCAGCTTGAGAACCTTTCATTATTTGACGCGGAAAAATGGAGGCTTCTGTCAAAGGCTGACATCGAGAACCTCGAGAAATATTTCAATTTTCTCGTGCAGGAAGCACGCAGACGGAACAACTCCTGA
- a CDS encoding transcriptional regulator translates to MVMKTTFGEQLKELREQRGLSVNQLAMYAGVSAATISRIENGHRGVPKPATIRKLAAALKIPYEQLMDIAGYMAPGEICEEQPEYLTIYDIAAKHDAEDLWLFDARKWDSLSREDILNLEQYFHFLVSEAEKRKS, encoded by the coding sequence ATGGTGATGAAAACAACATTCGGCGAGCAGTTGAAAGAGCTGCGCGAACAAAGAGGATTGTCGGTCAATCAGCTTGCGATGTACGCCGGGGTGAGCGCCGCGACCATTTCCAGAATCGAAAACGGGCATCGCGGAGTGCCGAAGCCGGCGACGATCAGAAAGTTGGCCGCTGCCTTGAAGATCCCATATGAACAGCTGATGGACATCGCCGGTTATATGGCGCCGGGGGAAATCTGTGAAGAGCAGCCGGAGTACCTCACCATATATGATATTGCGGCAAAACACGACGCGGAAGACCTGTGGCTGTTTGACGCGCGCAAATGGGACAGCTTGTCACGAGAAGATATATTAAATCTTGAGCAGTATTTTCACTTTTTGGTGAGTGAAGCCGAGAAGCGGAAATCATAA
- a CDS encoding ABC transporter permease → MEMLKQLWTYYAQNGGYVLHEFYRHFLMSAYGVLFAAIVGIPIGIFIARYRKASRWIFSITNVIQTIPALAMLAVLMLVMGLGANTVILSLFLYSLLPIIRNTYTGIVSIEHAYLESGKAMGMTKFQVLRMVELPLALSVIMAGLRTALVIAIGITAIGTFIGAGGLGDIIVRGSNATNGTAIILAGAIPTALMAVIADLIMGWLEGVLSPVKNRKGQAPNPDGV, encoded by the coding sequence ATGGAAATGCTGAAACAGCTTTGGACGTACTATGCGCAAAACGGCGGCTATGTGCTGCACGAATTTTACCGCCATTTTCTCATGTCGGCCTACGGCGTCTTGTTTGCGGCGATCGTCGGGATTCCGATCGGGATTTTCATCGCCAGATACAGAAAGGCGAGCAGATGGATCTTTTCCATTACAAATGTGATCCAGACGATTCCGGCATTGGCGATGCTTGCCGTCCTCATGCTCGTGATGGGCCTCGGGGCGAACACGGTCATCCTTTCATTGTTTTTGTATTCGCTCTTGCCGATCATCAGAAATACGTATACGGGAATCGTCAGCATTGAGCACGCCTATCTCGAATCGGGAAAAGCGATGGGGATGACGAAGTTTCAAGTGCTGCGGATGGTCGAGCTTCCCCTGGCATTATCCGTCATTATGGCGGGTCTCAGAACCGCTTTGGTGATCGCGATCGGCATTACCGCGATCGGAACCTTCATCGGCGCCGGCGGTCTCGGCGACATCATCGTCAGAGGGTCAAACGCGACGAACGGAACAGCGATTATCCTGGCGGGCGCGATTCCGACCGCGCTGATGGCTGTCATCGCCGACCTGATTATGGGATGGCTCGAGGGCGTCTTGAGCCCGGTCAAAAACCGCAAAGGCCAAGCGCCGAATCCAGATGGTGTCTAG
- the opuCC gene encoding osmoprotectant ABC transporter substrate-binding lipoprotein OpuCC (OpuCC (osmoprotectant uptake transporter system OpuB, component C), as studied in Bacillus subtilis, is a lipoprotein, and is the substrate-binding protein of an ABC-type high-affinity transporter for both choline and betaine. OpuC is closely related to OpuB, which acts on choline; OpuCC is nearly 70 percent identical to OpuBC.): MQKKKRRLVTAFVLVFALLLSGCSLPGLGGASKNTIKIGSQSFTESEIMANMLAQLIEHDTDLNTALVKNLGSNYVQHQAMLGGDIDISATRYSGTDLTSTLGREAEKDPEKALKIVQKDFKKKFNYKWYDSYGFDNTYAFTITKEMAEKEHYDTISDLKKDADKLKLGVDNAWLKRKGDGYQGFKQTYGFAFGSTFPMQIGLVYDAVKNGKMDIVLAYSTDGRIKAYNLKILKDDKHFFPPYDCSPVVPEKVLKAHPELEGVISKLIGKIDTETMQELNYEVDGKLKEPSVVAEEFLKKHHYFE, encoded by the coding sequence ATGCAGAAGAAAAAACGAAGATTAGTCACAGCCTTCGTGCTGGTGTTTGCGCTTTTATTAAGCGGCTGCAGCCTGCCCGGTCTCGGCGGGGCTTCCAAAAACACGATCAAAATCGGATCGCAAAGCTTTACGGAATCTGAAATTATGGCGAATATGCTCGCCCAGCTGATCGAGCATGACACCGATTTAAATACGGCGCTTGTCAAAAACCTCGGCTCAAACTATGTCCAGCACCAGGCGATGCTCGGCGGCGACATCGACATTTCGGCCACGCGCTATTCCGGCACAGACTTGACGAGCACGCTTGGCAGGGAAGCGGAAAAAGATCCGGAAAAAGCGCTTAAAATCGTCCAAAAGGATTTTAAAAAGAAATTTAACTATAAATGGTATGATTCCTACGGATTTGATAATACGTACGCGTTTACCATCACGAAAGAAATGGCTGAAAAAGAGCACTATGACACGATTTCCGATTTGAAAAAAGACGCCGACAAGCTGAAGCTCGGGGTGGATAACGCCTGGCTGAAAAGAAAAGGCGACGGATACCAAGGATTTAAACAAACATACGGTTTCGCATTTGGTTCAACCTTTCCAATGCAAATCGGTCTCGTTTATGACGCCGTCAAGAACGGCAAGATGGACATCGTCCTCGCCTATTCGACGGACGGCCGGATCAAGGCCTATAATCTGAAAATATTAAAGGATGACAAACATTTTTTCCCTCCGTACGACTGTTCTCCTGTCGTCCCGGAAAAAGTGCTGAAGGCCCATCCGGAACTTGAGGGTGTCATCAGCAAGCTGATCGGGAAGATCGACACCGAGACGATGCAGGAGCTGAACTATGAAGTCGATGGAAAGCTGAAAGAACCTTCTGTCGTCGCAGAAGAATTTTTGAAAAAGCATCATTATTTTGAGTGA
- a CDS encoding ABC transporter permease codes for MNEIIQFLQKNGGEMLYKTGEHLYISVIAVLLGIIVAVPLGVLLTRMKKGAGVVIGVVNIVQTLPSLAILAFFIPLLGVGKIPAIVALFFYSVLPILRNTYTGVKGVNQNLLESGKGIGMTAWEQIRLVELPLSVPVIMAGIRTSTVYLIGWATLASFIGGGGLGDYIFIGLNLYQPEYIIAGAVPVTILAILIDYILSKTEDKVTPEGLKGMKEVS; via the coding sequence ATGAATGAAATCATTCAATTTTTGCAGAAGAATGGCGGAGAAATGCTTTATAAAACAGGTGAGCATTTATATATTTCGGTCATAGCCGTTCTGCTTGGCATCATCGTGGCTGTTCCGCTCGGTGTATTGCTGACGAGAATGAAAAAAGGGGCGGGCGTTGTCATCGGTGTTGTCAACATTGTTCAGACGTTGCCAAGTCTCGCGATACTGGCATTTTTCATTCCGCTGCTCGGCGTGGGAAAGATCCCCGCAATTGTCGCGTTATTTTTCTATTCAGTCCTACCGATTCTAAGAAATACGTATACAGGTGTAAAAGGCGTCAACCAAAACTTGCTGGAGTCCGGAAAGGGAATCGGTATGACTGCATGGGAACAAATCCGCCTTGTCGAGCTGCCGCTGTCGGTTCCGGTGATCATGGCGGGTATCCGCACGTCAACCGTTTATTTAATCGGTTGGGCGACGCTCGCTTCATTCATCGGCGGCGGCGGCCTCGGCGACTATATTTTCATCGGGCTCAACCTGTACCAGCCTGAATATATCATCGCCGGCGCGGTGCCTGTCACGATATTGGCGATTCTGATCGATTACATTCTCTCGAAAACCGAAGACAAAGTCACACCTGAAGGATTGAAAGGGATGAAGGAAGTATCATAA
- a CDS encoding betaine/proline/choline family ABC transporter ATP-binding protein (Members of the family are the ATP-binding subunit of ABC transporters for substrates such as betaine, L-proline or other amino acids, choline, carnitine, etc. The substrate specificity is best determined from the substrate-binding subunit, rather than this subunit, as it interacts with the permease subunit and not with substrate directly.) has product MLKLENVSKVYKGGKKAVNSINLDIAKGEFIVFIGPSGCGKTTTMKMINRLIEPTSGSIYIDGENILDQDPVELRRKIGYVIQQIGLFPHMTIQQNITLVPRLLKWPEEKRKKRAKELLQLVDMGPEYLSRYPHELSGGQQQRIGVLRALAAEPPLILMDEPFGALDPITRDSLQEEFKKLQKSLNKTIVFVTHDMDEAIKLADRIVILRAGEVVQVGTPDEILRNPADDFVEEFIGKERLLQSRPDVEHVEQVMNSNPVTVTSEKTLSEAIQIMREHRVDSLLVVDDNHVLEGYIDVEIIDQNRKKAGTVGDVLSRDIYSVQKGTMIRDTVRKILKRGFKYVPVLDEKGRLVGIVTRASLVDIVYDSIWGDENHLVQS; this is encoded by the coding sequence TTGCTAAAGCTAGAAAATGTATCCAAGGTTTATAAAGGCGGCAAAAAAGCCGTCAACAGCATTAACCTTGATATCGCAAAAGGGGAATTCATCGTTTTTATCGGGCCCAGCGGCTGCGGGAAAACGACGACGATGAAAATGATCAACCGGCTCATTGAGCCTACTTCAGGAAGCATTTACATCGACGGAGAAAATATTTTGGATCAGGACCCGGTTGAGCTGCGCCGCAAGATCGGCTATGTCATTCAGCAGATCGGCCTTTTCCCGCATATGACGATTCAGCAAAATATCACGCTCGTGCCAAGGCTGTTGAAATGGCCGGAAGAAAAAAGAAAAAAACGGGCAAAAGAGCTGCTCCAGCTCGTCGACATGGGGCCGGAATATTTGAGCCGCTATCCCCACGAGCTAAGCGGCGGACAGCAGCAGAGAATCGGCGTGCTGCGGGCGCTTGCGGCGGAACCGCCGCTGATTTTAATGGATGAGCCATTTGGGGCGCTTGATCCGATTACCCGCGATTCGCTTCAGGAAGAATTTAAGAAGCTGCAGAAATCATTGAACAAAACGATCGTCTTTGTCACGCACGATATGGACGAAGCGATTAAACTCGCCGACCGGATCGTTATTTTGCGCGCGGGTGAAGTCGTGCAGGTCGGTACGCCTGATGAGATTTTGCGCAATCCGGCGGACGATTTTGTCGAGGAATTTATCGGAAAAGAGCGGCTGCTTCAATCGCGCCCTGATGTCGAGCATGTCGAACAAGTGATGAACTCCAACCCGGTTACGGTGACAAGCGAAAAAACCTTGTCAGAAGCGATTCAAATCATGAGGGAGCATCGCGTCGACTCGCTGCTTGTCGTTGATGATAACCATGTCTTAGAAGGGTATATCGATGTTGAAATCATTGATCAAAACCGCAAAAAAGCCGGAACGGTCGGAGATGTTCTCAGCCGGGATATCTACTCTGTTCAGAAGGGCACAATGATCAGGGATACCGTCAGAAAGATTTTAAAAAGAGGGTTTAAATATGTTCCGGTTCTTGATGAAAAGGGACGCCTTGTCGGCATTGTAACAAGGGCAAGCCTTGTGGACATCGTCTATGACTCCATCTGGGGAGACGAAAACCATCTTGTCCAGAGTTAA
- a CDS encoding GbsR/MarR family transcriptional regulator, protein MEENVLKTIKQAEEYFIEKIAENMNTYAISSTVGRVLGIIYMNRKPMTLNELSDATGMSKTRMSQVVREMLDLNIAEKVFEKGVRKDLYDVEQDYYQTFISLFAANWSKVVKKNRMIGKKIRKELLEALEEEHISPETEEKINDLLKETKQWLDYYQWLDNLIEFFESEDIFKYVPKPS, encoded by the coding sequence TTGGAAGAAAACGTTTTAAAAACGATTAAACAAGCTGAAGAATATTTTATAGAAAAAATTGCCGAAAACATGAATACATATGCTATATCATCAACTGTCGGCCGCGTGCTGGGAATCATCTATATGAACAGAAAGCCGATGACCTTAAATGAACTATCTGATGCAACGGGGATGAGCAAAACGAGAATGAGCCAGGTCGTCCGCGAAATGCTCGATTTGAATATCGCTGAAAAGGTTTTTGAAAAAGGCGTCCGCAAAGACTTATACGATGTTGAACAGGATTATTATCAGACATTTATTTCACTGTTTGCCGCCAACTGGAGCAAGGTCGTTAAAAAAAACCGGATGATCGGAAAAAAGATCAGAAAAGAGCTTTTAGAAGCGCTTGAAGAGGAACACATTTCCCCTGAAACGGAAGAAAAAATCAACGACCTTCTGAAAGAAACAAAACAGTGGCTCGACTACTATCAGTGGCTTGACAACTTGATCGAGTTTTTCGAAAGCGAAGACATTTTCAAATATGTGCCAAAGCCATCATAA
- a CDS encoding NAAT family transporter has product MILYSERSDLMFSSIIHVFVSLFAVTNPIGNVPIFLALTEGYQAEERTVLARRAATLSFLIMIGFLLFGELIFQVFDINIHAFRVAGGIFIFGIAYNLLNAKQSHVQTLHHEEHRESREKEDISVTPLSIPIISGPGTIATVMSLSAGSRSLLHFGEMIIGIAAVLLLTFAAFHYSTLISSKLGRTEMNVITRLMGLILAVVAVGMIGTGLKGLFPILAG; this is encoded by the coding sequence ATGATTTTGTATTCAGAAAGGAGCGACCTTATGTTTAGTTCTATCATTCATGTTTTTGTTTCCTTGTTCGCCGTCACAAATCCGATCGGCAACGTTCCCATCTTTCTTGCCCTTACGGAAGGATATCAGGCGGAGGAACGCACCGTTTTAGCGAGAAGGGCTGCCACATTATCCTTTCTCATTATGATCGGGTTTTTGCTTTTCGGTGAACTGATCTTTCAGGTATTCGATATTAACATTCACGCATTTCGGGTGGCAGGCGGGATTTTTATATTCGGAATCGCCTATAACCTGCTGAATGCCAAACAATCGCATGTTCAGACGCTCCATCATGAAGAACATCGGGAAAGCAGGGAAAAGGAGGATATTTCCGTGACACCGCTGAGCATTCCGATCATTTCAGGACCGGGAACGATTGCGACTGTCATGAGTCTCTCGGCCGGAAGCCGATCACTGCTTCATTTCGGCGAAATGATCATCGGCATTGCCGCCGTGCTTTTATTGACCTTTGCAGCGTTTCACTATTCAACATTGATCAGCAGCAAACTGGGCCGGACGGAAATGAATGTCATCACAAGGCTGATGGGACTGATTTTAGCCGTGGTGGCCGTTGGCATGATCGGGACGGGGCTGAAAGGGTTGTTTCCGATATTGGCCGGGTGA